One window of Brevibacillus choshinensis genomic DNA carries:
- a CDS encoding ATP-binding protein, producing MQIRNVGYWAIPPKNDAFRTVENIHNHIFKYSRNKKGEPIAILSEGKLAHELGLTTATVKGKRLQDILLKSNEEDIMTIFNKPYQGMVVEIESAIGDRIFWTTLSPIYSDHEITEVVGTTLEITERKQMERQLLEAEELYRSLVEDTLVGVFIAYVEHPGFVYVNPRLAEIYGYTQDEMVKMTAADLVIPDQRAVIQTHQQRRLEGDLSSIRHQFRGLCKNQTIIDVEVLQKTTIYKGKPAVIGILQDVTDRKQAEELIRKSELLSVVGQMAAGVAHEIRNPLTSLKGFVQLLQAFPNGKAEYYQIMLSELDRIEFIISEFLVLAKPQVVIHQPRHIQRMLEQIVMLADTHAILHNVQIVTQFSSDLPMITCEEKQLKQVFLNLMKNAIESMPEGGVVTVTAKQDGDMLLIIFTDQGCGIPEESLEKLGEPFFTTKETGTGLGLMVSHKIIADHGGKIHVRSQMGKGTSFEVQLPMR from the coding sequence TTGCAAATTCGTAATGTGGGCTATTGGGCTATTCCGCCAAAAAACGATGCATTCCGAACCGTGGAAAATATACATAATCATATATTTAAATATTCACGCAATAAAAAAGGCGAGCCCATTGCCATTTTGTCAGAAGGAAAGCTTGCACACGAATTAGGTCTGACCACTGCAACAGTAAAAGGGAAGCGGCTTCAGGACATTCTACTGAAGAGCAACGAAGAAGATATCATGACCATTTTCAATAAGCCATATCAGGGAATGGTCGTTGAAATTGAATCAGCAATTGGTGACCGCATTTTTTGGACGACACTTTCGCCTATTTATTCTGATCATGAGATAACCGAAGTCGTAGGGACGACCTTGGAAATCACCGAGCGCAAACAAATGGAGCGTCAACTGTTAGAAGCGGAGGAATTGTACCGAAGTCTGGTAGAAGACACACTGGTCGGGGTTTTCATCGCTTACGTCGAGCACCCAGGATTTGTCTATGTAAATCCACGGCTGGCGGAGATCTATGGCTATACCCAGGATGAGATGGTGAAAATGACCGCTGCTGATCTGGTGATACCGGACCAAAGAGCAGTGATTCAAACACACCAGCAAAGACGTTTAGAGGGCGATCTATCTAGCATTCGCCATCAGTTTCGTGGTTTATGCAAAAATCAAACGATCATCGATGTAGAAGTCCTACAGAAGACGACCATCTACAAGGGAAAGCCGGCTGTCATAGGAATTTTGCAGGATGTGACGGACCGCAAACAAGCGGAGGAATTGATCCGCAAGTCCGAGCTGCTCTCTGTTGTCGGTCAAATGGCGGCAGGCGTTGCTCACGAGATTCGCAATCCCTTAACGTCGCTCAAAGGATTTGTCCAGTTACTCCAAGCTTTTCCGAATGGCAAAGCGGAGTACTACCAGATCATGTTATCGGAGCTCGATCGGATTGAGTTTATTATCAGTGAATTCTTGGTTTTGGCTAAGCCACAGGTCGTCATTCATCAACCACGACATATTCAACGCATGCTGGAGCAGATTGTCATGCTGGCCGACACTCATGCGATCTTGCACAACGTTCAGATCGTTACCCAGTTTTCATCGGATTTGCCTATGATCACTTGCGAAGAAAAGCAGCTCAAGCAAGTGTTTCTCAACCTGATGAAAAATGCGATCGAATCGATGCCAGAAGGGGGAGTTGTTACAGTCACAGCGAAGCAGGATGGCGATATGCTCCTCATCATTTTCACAGATCAGGGCTGCGGGATTCCCGAGGAATCGCTAGAGAAGCTGGGAGAGCCATTTTTCACGACAAAAGAAACAGGGACAGGTTTGGGACTCATGGTCAGCCACAAGATTATCGCCGATCACGGGGGCAAGATTCACGTTCGAAGTCAAATGGGCAAAGGAACGTCATTTGAAGTTCAATTACCCATGCGATAG
- a CDS encoding DUF1292 domain-containing protein — MTEENKDLELGDIITLDDENGEPLGDFEVIALFDLNGKEYIALTEAIEDEESEEELDEEVDIFVFQVDGGEMVPLEEDEESTVYAKLNEVLEGIELIKED; from the coding sequence TTGACGGAAGAAAATAAAGATCTAGAATTGGGCGACATCATTACATTGGATGACGAAAATGGTGAACCGTTGGGGGATTTTGAAGTAATCGCTTTGTTTGACCTGAACGGTAAAGAATATATTGCCTTGACTGAAGCCATTGAAGATGAAGAAAGCGAAGAAGAGTTGGACGAAGAAGTAGACATCTTCGTTTTCCAAGTAGACGGTGGCGAAATGGTTCCGCTGGAAGAAGACGAGGAGAGCACCGTTTACGCGAAGCTCAACGAAGTTCTCGAAGGCATCGAACTGATCAAGGAAGACTAA
- a CDS encoding general stress protein produces the protein MISATKPFVKFHRYDDELVSDIQALNASGYHKDDIWVLKWNPDKNHSNQRNNFYKYSTHFESAVGHIDSKAHFFDNGGEELRTRMEKLGLTKDECSSLFRELQETDYTCLLVVRDLKDNIIKMND, from the coding sequence GTGATTAGTGCAACCAAGCCGTTTGTCAAATTTCATCGGTATGATGATGAACTCGTTTCGGATATTCAGGCGTTGAACGCATCGGGCTACCACAAAGATGATATTTGGGTTTTGAAGTGGAATCCCGATAAAAATCACTCCAATCAACGGAACAATTTTTATAAATACAGCACCCACTTTGAAAGTGCTGTAGGGCATATCGATAGTAAAGCTCACTTTTTTGATAACGGTGGCGAAGAACTGCGGACACGCATGGAAAAACTGGGTCTGACCAAGGACGAATGCTCCTCACTCTTCCGAGAGCTGCAAGAGACCGATTACACATGCCTCTTGGTCGTTCGAGATCTAAAGGACAACATCATTAAAATGAATGATTGA